One stretch of Oculatellaceae cyanobacterium DNA includes these proteins:
- a CDS encoding glycosyltransferase family 25 protein, whose translation MQIKDFFERVYAINLPYRKDRYRQMAQELEKAGMPLSPNKVEIFPAIRPNDARNFPSVGALGCFLSHLSVLKQAKKDGLANVLILEDDLVISEQFRTEQAAIVEQLRAVDWGFVYFGHREEVAQASLVKLDPFSLPIITTHFYAVNGNILDRLLWFLEELQRRPAGHPEGGPMHLDGAYSTFRMQNPDIMTLIASPNLGWQRSSRSDIYTNAWFDRIPVFKQLASVARVGKELLLNRHSRL comes from the coding sequence ATGCAGATAAAAGACTTCTTTGAACGCGTTTACGCGATCAATCTACCTTACCGGAAAGATCGCTATAGGCAAATGGCGCAGGAACTGGAAAAAGCAGGGATGCCCCTTTCCCCAAATAAAGTCGAAATATTTCCCGCTATCCGACCGAACGATGCTAGAAATTTTCCCAGCGTTGGGGCGTTAGGGTGCTTCCTGAGCCATCTATCTGTCCTCAAACAGGCAAAAAAAGATGGGTTAGCTAACGTTCTAATTTTAGAAGATGATCTAGTAATTTCTGAACAGTTCCGGACGGAGCAAGCAGCTATTGTTGAGCAGTTGCGAGCGGTTGATTGGGGATTTGTTTACTTTGGACACCGTGAAGAGGTCGCGCAAGCGTCGCTTGTTAAACTTGATCCGTTCTCCCTCCCAATAATAACGACACACTTCTACGCAGTGAACGGCAACATTCTTGATCGGCTACTTTGGTTTCTTGAGGAATTGCAACGGCGACCAGCCGGACACCCTGAGGGTGGCCCGATGCATCTTGATGGAGCATATTCGACCTTCCGTATGCAAAATCCTGATATTATGACATTGATCGCGTCTCCGAATTTAGGGTGGCAGCGTTCCTCGCGCAGCGACATTTATACGAATGCCTGGTTTGACCGCATACCTGTATTCAAGCAATTAGCAAGTGTCGCAAGGGTAGGTAAGGAATTGCTCTTGAATCGTCACTCCAGGTTATAA